One Triticum dicoccoides isolate Atlit2015 ecotype Zavitan chromosome 3B, WEW_v2.0, whole genome shotgun sequence genomic window, GATATCATCAGCTTAGACAAGTAGAACTTTCTGAATCATTTGTCACACCCGGTGGTGCTTTATTCATTATTTCCCAAGTACTATTTTGCTATGAACTTGCAAGCGTTTGTTTTTTCAGGGTACATACAGTACAAACTTAACAGTCGGTGCAACAAATCGCCCAGAACTTCATAGTGACATGTTTCAGGTCGTAGTGGTAGCAGGAGTTGGGTAAACATTTGATCTTCAGACATTCTCTTCAAAGAATCGAGGCAAGCGACCGCCGTTGTCCACATAGTACGTCTTGTCCTTGAAGGTTGCAATGCCCTCCTTCCCTGCACGAGTCAAGCAAAAAAAGCTGAGCCACACGCAAAACTGACACCAGCTTTCTGAATGCATCTAACGGGAGAAACTTGGCGGATAATTAGGCGCGCTCACTTGCTAACTGGTCCGCTTGATTACATGTGAGCCTCGCCGCGAACCCGAGACCGCTATAGTGGTAGatcatggccttctttgcctcctgCGTGCTGTAGAAACAACAAAAATGTCATCGATCATCTAAGAGAAGGACGGATACTATGCGCTGTGGACGCGGAAATGTTGCTTGCCACACAAGTCACAACCAACCTTCCGATGACGGAGGCGAGCAGCCGGACGTCGTAGTCCACGGAGTCAATGTAACCAGTACGGCTGACAAAGACTATGTACACGTCGTAGTCGGAGGCGTGCACGTCGGGGCCGGGGGCCAAGGCCGAGGGCGTGgcggggggtgagacgaggaggacGTCGGGGGTGAGCACGTCCACGACTGGCCGGGCCATGGCGGCGGGCACGGCGGCGGGTGAGGAGAGGATGAAGAGGACGAGGAGAAGGGACACAAAAGTGGAGGGAGCGGTCTCCATCGCTGCGTCCGACGCTGAAGGGAAGGGCTCTGCCTTGCACTTGCACCTCTTGTGATCTGGTTCAGGTGATGTGTGAAGCCTCCGTTGCTTATATATGGCCAAGGGTGATAGACTGATAGCCAGTTACAAATCTCGATTTTACTTTGAGCGTTTACAACTCGTTAATGAAAGCACTGAAACTTAGCTTATTACTTCAGGGAGTTACGGGACGCACTTTTAACTCAGGTTAAGGCTGGTcgtagtggagagtaacttagactagtaacatacatatgttactagtctatgttactaccttcatagtgggtagtgtcataggtgtggtaacatagttgctttcatttattactttgtagactcattatgcattggaaaccgctatgtgatggtaacatattatgttactctatttgcctatctcctcattaactacttgccacatcaccaattttgcttatgtggcatctatgttactacctatgttactcccactatgaccagcctaataacGTCGCAGAGATGTCTTTTGGGTGCATAAAGCATCTCCTTTCAGAGTTATTATCATCGCAAGACGTTTGGCCTCGTATAACACGCACATCTTCTCTTTCAAGGATTTTCGGCTATGTTGCAAAATGCTGAAAATTGTGGTAGGCTAAAAGGAACCCAAATCTGCAACTAGGGATGAAAATGGCGCGGAAATGGACGGAACTGGGTGCTACcatatttattttcatatttttttgcagaagCAAACCGAATACAAAAACCGCGGAAACGAATACGGAAACAAATACTACCGGAAACAGACACAGAGTGAATACAGATCAGACATGGAAACAAAACGGTTTGTTGACCAGAACTTAAAACCTCCTTGAATCATAGAAAAATAtagataaaaaataaataaatttatgGAATTGTTAACATGACTACAAAAATAATATGGTTGTGCTAGCAACATAGGATAGTATTGTAGTAGTACATGACAATCCCGTATAGGGTCTAGTTGAGTACGTGTGTGGTAGTAAAAGTTGGCCCTCAAATAATCTATTTTGCTCATTCTACTCATTGTGTCATTGTGTGTtctttggtactccctccgtctaggtgtgtaagtcatcttacgaaaaccaaataatcccaaaacacttagatgtggtgcattaaattctacatcgtttcttgtttcttgacatatcaaccaataagagatgtggggtgtacatgcttttaatgacttgagactaccaaacacgacatgcagtggttagttcattgtatgcaatgttattaattagcaaatgaacattaagttctctcgttttttcctcctccttggtcacggtgcacaacctaagatgacttactcatctagacggagggagtagttgggaTACCTATAATAGAAACAGAAATTCCATATTTACGGAAACGGAAAGTTCCATTTCACGCatgttccaccggaaaacaccgtTCCTTTTTTGTTTTCATTTCCGTATAAAAAGTCCATTTCCGTTTCCGTTTTGcaaatttccatttccattttcatatttcctctccgtttccatttttcatccgaaaaagcagaaacttttcactccattttcattcctatctgCAATGCACCCCCGAGTGTACCATCTAATCTTTGCCGATGACTCGCTCCTGCTGCGAGGAGCAAACGCAAAAACTGCGGCCAAACTTCAGCAAGAGATTCTCACCAAAGGCTGGAAAAAGGATTAAAACATAAAGGCAGCAGCATAAGCCATCCCTTTATATGTTACTTTAGAGACTTGTATTCTTCCAAATTTCCAATCTAGCCATGTTGGCAAGCGAGGCACGAAAAGTACACATAATCCTTACTCTTTATGTACTCGAGTCCTTTCAGAATATTTTCCAAACAAATAATGGAAGCTTATTTGTGCCAAGGGACATCACTAGAAGAGCCACCTCCCGAAAGGGTATCAACCTTGTCACTCGAGTGATCTAATTGATAGATCGTTTTCTGAAAAGTAAATCTAAAAGAGCCATATGGAGGGCAACACTACTGGTAGATTGTCGGCTGAAATTAGTTGAATGCCTGATTTTACAAACAGGGAGATAATGGTATGACCGCGGAGCTAGACGGGGATGTTTGGGAGAGCCAAAAAGAT contains:
- the LOC119281487 gene encoding uncharacterized protein LOC119281487, whose amino-acid sequence is METAPSTFVSLLLVLFILSSPAAVPAAMARPVVDVLTPDVLLVSPPATPSALAPGPDVHASDYDVYIVFVSRTGYIDSVDYDVRLLASVIGSTQEAKKAMIYHYSGLGFAARLTCNQADQLARKEGIATFKDKTYYVDNGGRLPRFFEENV